The bacterium genome includes a window with the following:
- a CDS encoding class I SAM-dependent methyltransferase yields the protein MFHTISDAMKERMAKLAAMDRGELPAPPPGRLWSVPAETGRFLALLAAAAPEGKCIEIGASGGYSGLWLSLAMKERGEKLTTYEIDPARALVAYESYRAAGCSEQVELVIGDAKKRLADEIDPNKPPDIAFCFLDAEKADYGEFYGMIVPRLVKRGILAADNAISHRDEMEEFLAEVDEDVRVDSLVVPIGSGVLVCRKCG from the coding sequence ATGTTCCACACGATCTCGGATGCAATGAAGGAGCGGATGGCGAAGCTCGCCGCGATGGACCGGGGCGAGCTGCCCGCGCCGCCGCCCGGCCGGCTGTGGAGCGTGCCGGCGGAGACCGGGCGGTTTCTGGCGCTTCTGGCCGCGGCAGCGCCCGAGGGCAAGTGCATCGAAATCGGCGCGTCCGGCGGGTACTCGGGGCTGTGGCTGTCGCTGGCGATGAAGGAGCGCGGCGAGAAGCTGACGACGTACGAAATCGACCCGGCGCGGGCGCTGGTGGCGTACGAGTCGTACCGGGCGGCGGGCTGCAGCGAGCAGGTGGAGCTGGTTATCGGCGACGCCAAAAAGCGGCTGGCGGACGAGATTGACCCGAACAAGCCGCCGGACATCGCGTTCTGTTTCCTGGACGCGGAAAAGGCGGACTACGGTGAGTTCTACGGGATGATCGTGCCCCGGCTGGTCAAGCGGGGAATCCTGGCGGCGGACAACGCGATAAGCCACCGGGACGAGATGGAGGAGTTCCTGGCCGAAGTGGATGAGGACGTGCGCGTGGACTCGCTGGTGGTTCCCATCGGAAGCGGAGTCCTCGTCTGCCGGAAATGCGGGTAG
- a CDS encoding SRPBCC domain-containing protein — protein sequence MAAKPEAAAARSISDDAVRKATGKSWEHWFKVLDKFDVQANGHRNAAYHLYEKHNVPAWWSQMVTVEYERARGLRQVNERPDGFQISVSKTIAAPAFEAFDAWAKAAKLNKWFTTGAKQKFEEGGAYSNGDNDKGVFRRIVMDKLIRFTWENEKHSPGTVVEVQFEAKPGGKSVVRVIHSKLSDKKCADDMKTGWKWALDSLASYLETGKGIRYEKWDESRKAAAGRK from the coding sequence ATGGCTGCAAAACCAGAGGCGGCGGCCGCACGCTCGATTAGCGACGATGCGGTGCGCAAGGCTACAGGCAAGAGCTGGGAGCACTGGTTCAAGGTGCTCGACAAATTCGACGTGCAAGCGAACGGCCACAGGAACGCGGCGTATCACCTGTATGAAAAGCATAACGTTCCCGCCTGGTGGAGCCAGATGGTGACGGTCGAGTACGAGCGCGCCCGCGGCCTGCGCCAGGTGAACGAGCGGCCGGACGGATTCCAGATTTCGGTGTCCAAGACGATCGCCGCGCCCGCATTCGAGGCGTTCGACGCGTGGGCGAAGGCGGCGAAGCTGAACAAGTGGTTCACGACGGGGGCGAAGCAGAAGTTCGAGGAGGGCGGCGCCTACTCCAACGGCGACAACGACAAGGGCGTTTTCAGGCGGATCGTAATGGACAAGCTGATCCGGTTCACATGGGAGAACGAAAAGCACTCGCCGGGCACGGTGGTCGAGGTGCAGTTCGAGGCGAAGCCCGGCGGCAAGTCGGTTGTCCGTGTGATTCATTCGAAGCTATCGGACAAGAAATGCGCGGACGATATGAAGACCGGCTGGAAATGGGCGCTTGACAGCCTGGCGAGCTACCTGGAAACGGGCAAGGGAATCAGGTATGAGAAGTGGGACGAGTCGCGAAAGGCCGCCGCGGGGCGAAAGTAG